Proteins encoded in a region of the Mesoflavibacter profundi genome:
- a CDS encoding phosphoadenylyl-sulfate reductase — protein MFETTPQVIVKPSITEEEIKVLNKKYKALTVNERIIQLYKDFDIKDIMLTSSFAATSAFLLKIISDINTNQKVYFIDTGYHFEETLNYKQQLEEKYNLNVISIGAVKEEHEFTSKDETWRKNPDFCCSINKVKPLDLIKNQYKIWVSGLMKWQSDHRATLDIFELRGDILKFYPLLDVTKEERDAFIKEHQLPFHPLVEKGYNSIGCKHCTVPGEDRSGRWNNNPKTECGLHL, from the coding sequence TCAAGTTATAGTAAAACCTTCTATTACTGAAGAAGAAATTAAAGTCCTAAATAAAAAGTATAAAGCATTAACTGTTAATGAAAGAATTATACAGTTGTATAAAGATTTTGATATTAAAGACATAATGCTTACCAGCTCTTTTGCAGCAACTTCAGCTTTTTTATTAAAAATTATATCTGATATTAATACAAATCAAAAAGTATATTTTATTGATACTGGATATCATTTTGAAGAGACTTTAAATTATAAACAACAGCTTGAAGAAAAATACAATTTAAATGTTATTTCTATTGGTGCTGTAAAAGAAGAACATGAGTTTACCTCTAAAGATGAAACTTGGAGAAAAAACCCAGATTTTTGCTGCTCTATAAATAAGGTTAAACCTTTAGATTTAATCAAAAACCAATATAAAATTTGGGTTTCTGGATTAATGAAGTGGCAAAGTGATCATAGAGCAACTTTAGATATTTTTGAATTAAGAGGCGATATTTTAAAATTTTATCCTTTACTAGATGTCACTAAAGAAGAAAGAGATGCTTTTATTAAAGAGCATCAACTACCTTTTCATCCTTTAGTAGAAAAAGGTTATAACTCTATTGGTTGTAAACATTGTACTGTTCCAGGAGAAGATCGATCTGGACGATGGAACAACAATCCAAAAACAGAATGTGGATTACATTTATAA